In one Bacteroides intestinalis DSM 17393 genomic region, the following are encoded:
- a CDS encoding glycoside hydrolase family 2 TIM barrel-domain containing protein, protein MRIYIFLLTVCFTFQMRAQQVPDWENPRVVDINKEEYHSTLTLPSGKSSCEEIVPLNGRWKFYWSPDPQSRPSDFYKNNFDVSGWDNISVPGTWQLQGYGKPIYTNWTYPFKKDQPKVTGEPPKHFFSYENRNPVGAYVTTFDVSEDMKDKQLYLHFEGVKSAMYVWINGEKVGYSQNSMAPAEFDITGYVNEGQNRLAVEVYRWSDGSYLEDQDMWRFSGIYRPVELWVRPKIHIKDYSLTTDLADDFSSAGFKAKVWLRNLSDSKSGKLSLEVLLKGKNRNEERFVKRLITPVKNLPATSTGCYTLSSVVENPKLWSAEKPNLYDVEIRLYDGKKVVEEFQSHIGIWKCEIDGNVFKFNGQPVKLKGVNRHEHHPRTGRLVDSETMEKDLRLMKQANINMIRTAHYPNSPLFYELCDRYGFYVMDEANQESHDYGLGNKILGDNPEWTLAHVDRALALVQRDKNHPCVVFWSLGNEGGAGRNMQTMADTIQAIDASRIIFSDTDLSVSAFNDPSYYTPGKFKEYAREKRDKPIFMREYAHAMGNSVGNLQEYWDVIEANDHVSGAAIWDWVDQGIAKKINPGYKKGVENSGSLLLKEGEFWAYGGDFGDFPNNGDFCFNGLIGADRVPHPHYYQVQKVYQNIGFSLEGPNKVRLTNKYEFTALDEFDYEYEWLQNGELVKSGEVPLVAGDHLDIPSFTGSGELFLNVFAKLKQSTCWAEKGFIISKEQFLVNMAKPESIVSEGGSVEVNASQATIEIMAGLNCFIVDVKSGALTSWKNDGTEILYAPLEPYFWKPANSNQMNNGYNNRLGIWRNAAGERVVEGVDYSVKNGLAVVEVSMSLPVVGAAYQLRYTVNGSGKIQVEALYKPKKEKIPLMPKFGMRMRLPSSMDYVKWYGRGEFENYPDRKTAALVGYYTTDLNSFVTDYAFPQDNANRCDVRWFSLNDKENRTIKVTGLQPLCFRVWPYGEEDLEKSRHAYELPGRDYVNVNIDLNIHGVGGADSWGARTLDEYTMDGNQAYYYGYLMEYYD, encoded by the coding sequence ATGAGAATTTATATATTTCTGTTAACTGTTTGTTTTACCTTTCAGATGCGTGCACAGCAAGTACCTGATTGGGAAAATCCTCGCGTAGTAGATATCAATAAAGAGGAGTATCACAGTACATTGACGTTGCCGTCCGGGAAATCCTCGTGTGAAGAGATTGTGCCTTTGAACGGGAGGTGGAAGTTTTATTGGTCTCCCGATCCGCAAAGTCGGCCGTCGGACTTTTATAAAAATAATTTTGATGTGAGTGGCTGGGATAACATTTCTGTACCGGGGACATGGCAGTTACAAGGCTATGGAAAACCTATTTATACCAATTGGACATATCCTTTTAAGAAAGACCAGCCGAAAGTGACGGGAGAACCTCCCAAGCATTTTTTTAGTTATGAGAATCGAAATCCGGTGGGGGCTTATGTGACAACTTTCGATGTTTCGGAGGATATGAAAGATAAGCAATTGTATCTGCACTTCGAAGGAGTTAAGTCGGCTATGTATGTATGGATTAACGGGGAAAAAGTAGGATATAGCCAGAATTCTATGGCTCCGGCGGAGTTTGATATTACCGGATATGTAAATGAGGGGCAAAACCGTCTGGCGGTAGAGGTATACCGTTGGTCGGATGGCAGCTATCTGGAAGATCAGGATATGTGGCGTTTTAGTGGGATTTATCGCCCGGTAGAGTTATGGGTACGCCCTAAAATCCATATAAAAGACTATTCACTGACTACCGATCTGGCAGATGATTTTTCGTCTGCCGGTTTTAAGGCAAAAGTCTGGTTAAGAAACTTGTCGGACAGTAAATCGGGAAAACTGAGTCTTGAGGTTCTGTTAAAAGGGAAGAATCGGAATGAGGAAAGATTTGTGAAACGGTTAATCACTCCTGTAAAGAATTTGCCGGCAACATCCACAGGCTGCTATACTTTGTCATCTGTTGTGGAAAATCCGAAGCTATGGTCGGCGGAAAAGCCAAACTTGTATGATGTTGAAATTAGGCTTTACGATGGTAAGAAGGTGGTTGAGGAGTTTCAATCACATATAGGAATATGGAAATGCGAGATTGATGGAAATGTATTTAAGTTTAATGGACAGCCTGTTAAATTGAAGGGAGTGAATCGCCATGAACATCATCCACGCACCGGCCGACTTGTGGACAGTGAGACTATGGAAAAGGATTTGAGACTGATGAAACAAGCCAATATTAATATGATCCGTACTGCACACTATCCTAATTCCCCGTTGTTTTATGAATTGTGTGACAGATATGGTTTCTATGTGATGGATGAGGCTAATCAGGAAAGTCATGATTATGGTTTAGGTAATAAAATACTTGGTGATAACCCGGAATGGACGTTAGCGCATGTAGACAGGGCACTTGCATTGGTACAACGAGATAAGAATCACCCTTGTGTGGTCTTTTGGTCTTTGGGTAATGAAGGAGGTGCCGGACGCAATATGCAGACCATGGCAGATACAATACAGGCCATAGATGCTTCACGTATTATTTTTAGCGATACCGATCTTTCTGTATCGGCTTTTAATGATCCTTCTTATTATACTCCCGGAAAATTTAAGGAATATGCCCGGGAAAAACGTGATAAACCTATCTTTATGCGTGAGTATGCTCATGCCATGGGAAATTCAGTAGGCAATTTGCAGGAGTATTGGGATGTCATTGAGGCTAATGATCACGTTTCAGGTGCGGCTATTTGGGATTGGGTCGATCAGGGAATTGCAAAGAAGATAAATCCGGGATATAAGAAAGGAGTGGAAAATTCAGGTTCTTTGCTATTGAAGGAAGGTGAATTTTGGGCTTATGGAGGAGATTTCGGTGATTTTCCTAATAATGGGGATTTCTGTTTTAATGGTTTAATTGGGGCTGACCGTGTTCCTCATCCACACTACTATCAGGTTCAGAAAGTGTATCAGAATATTGGTTTTTCACTTGAAGGTCCGAATAAGGTGCGTCTTACCAATAAGTATGAATTTACGGCTTTGGATGAGTTCGATTATGAGTATGAATGGTTGCAGAATGGTGAACTTGTAAAGTCGGGAGAAGTACCGCTTGTAGCTGGAGATCATTTGGATATTCCCTCTTTCACGGGATCGGGTGAGCTTTTCCTGAATGTATTTGCCAAGCTGAAACAGAGTACATGCTGGGCTGAAAAAGGTTTTATTATTAGTAAGGAACAATTTTTGGTGAATATGGCCAAACCGGAGTCTATTGTTTCGGAAGGGGGAAGTGTTGAAGTGAATGCATCACAGGCTACTATTGAGATAATGGCTGGATTGAATTGTTTCATCGTAGATGTGAAATCCGGTGCTTTGACAAGTTGGAAAAATGATGGAACGGAAATTCTATATGCTCCTTTAGAACCTTATTTCTGGAAACCGGCGAACAGTAATCAGATGAATAATGGTTATAATAACCGTTTAGGAATATGGAGAAACGCTGCTGGTGAACGTGTAGTCGAAGGTGTGGATTATTCTGTGAAGAATGGGCTGGCTGTAGTGGAGGTTAGTATGTCGTTGCCTGTGGTAGGTGCTGCTTATCAATTGCGCTATACTGTAAATGGGAGCGGAAAGATACAAGTTGAAGCTCTCTATAAACCAAAAAAAGAAAAGATCCCATTGATGCCTAAGTTTGGAATGAGGATGCGTTTACCCTCTTCCATGGATTATGTCAAATGGTATGGTCGTGGTGAGTTTGAGAACTATCCGGATAGGAAAACGGCTGCTTTAGTCGGTTATTATACAACGGATCTCAATAGTTTTGTTACGGATTATGCTTTTCCACAGGATAATGCAAACAGGTGTGATGTCCGTTGGTTTTCACTGAATGATAAGGAGAACCGGACTATAAAAGTGACAGGCTTGCAACCGCTCTGCTTTCGTGTGTGGCCGTATGGTGAGGAAGATTTGGAAAAGAGCAGACATGCTTATGAACTACCCGGACGCGATTATGTGAATGTGAATATTGATTTGAATATTCATGGCGTAGGAGGTGCTGATTCTTGGGGGGCAAGAACATTGGATGAATATACAATGGATGGCAATCAAGCTTATTATTATGGTTATTTGATGGAATATTATGATTGA
- a CDS encoding glycoside hydrolase family 31 protein, producing MKSIKIVLILMALCCCIPLAGQDYQQIPEGIKATVNSVDVELQFYTPSIVRILKSPNGWKYTKESLSVIETPQKVKTAVTQEGNIVRLKSSEMGVTLNLESGVVSFFNAKGEPLLSEKGKPEFTDFDDAGTKTFAIKQSFILDKDEPLYGLGILQNGKMSQRNQTKHLVQGNVEDVVPFVQSVKGYGLFWDNYSPTNFADKAEGTSFQSEVGDCIDYYFMYGGNADGVVAQMRALTGQVPMFPLWTYGYFQSKERYKSQEETVGVVRKYRELGVPLDGIIQDWQYWGHNYLWNAMDFKNPLFNEPQKMINDVHGMNAHMLISIWSSFGPMTKPYRELDKKGMLFNFSTWPQSGLETWPPDMEYPSGVRVYDAYNPKARDIYWKYLNEGIFKLGMDGWWMDSTEPDHLDWKPEDFNTKTYLGSFRKVRNAYPLLTVGGVYDNQRAVTSDKRVFILTRSVFAGQQRYGANVWSGDIGSSWESLRNQIPAGLNFTLTGNPNFNTDIGGFFAGHYNKSWNDGSAPKNPMFQELYVRWLQFGTFTPMMRSHGADTPREIYQFGKKGEPVYDAIEKMINLRYSLLPYIYSTSWEVTERQSSFMRALVMDFAGDKNVWDIKDQYMFGKSILVAPVVSAQYTQEKVVKVNENDGWNRNNAQKFEDKAPVDFMQAKSAKVYLPEGATWYDFWTNEKHDGGQEIEKETTIDVIPLYVKAGSIIPIGPKVQYATEKPWDNLELRVYAGADGSFVLYEDEFDNYNYELGAYTEIPVVWNNTSRQLTIGARKGAYKGMLNNRKFTIVLQDGTQKVVNYNGKRVSVKF from the coding sequence ATGAAATCAATTAAAATTGTATTAATATTAATGGCGCTGTGTTGTTGTATCCCACTTGCGGGGCAAGATTATCAGCAAATTCCTGAGGGAATTAAGGCGACCGTTAATTCTGTAGATGTAGAATTGCAATTCTATACTCCGTCAATTGTAAGAATACTAAAATCTCCTAATGGGTGGAAGTATACAAAGGAGAGCCTTTCTGTAATAGAAACTCCTCAGAAGGTGAAGACTGCCGTTACTCAGGAAGGCAATATTGTAAGACTGAAAAGTAGTGAAATGGGGGTTACTCTTAACTTGGAGTCTGGTGTTGTGTCTTTCTTTAATGCGAAAGGAGAGCCGTTGCTTAGTGAAAAAGGAAAGCCCGAGTTTACCGATTTTGATGATGCGGGAACCAAAACGTTTGCAATCAAGCAATCGTTTATTTTAGATAAAGATGAACCTCTTTATGGATTAGGAATCCTCCAGAATGGAAAAATGTCACAACGTAATCAAACCAAACACCTTGTACAGGGCAATGTGGAGGACGTGGTTCCATTTGTACAGTCAGTGAAAGGATATGGTCTTTTCTGGGATAATTATTCACCAACTAACTTTGCTGATAAAGCGGAAGGGACGTCTTTTCAATCTGAAGTAGGAGATTGTATAGACTATTACTTCATGTATGGTGGAAATGCTGATGGTGTAGTTGCACAAATGCGTGCTTTGACCGGACAAGTACCCATGTTTCCTTTGTGGACTTACGGTTATTTCCAAAGCAAGGAACGCTATAAAAGTCAGGAAGAAACAGTAGGAGTGGTGAGAAAATATCGTGAATTAGGTGTTCCTCTTGACGGAATTATTCAGGATTGGCAATACTGGGGACACAATTATTTGTGGAATGCTATGGATTTCAAAAATCCGTTGTTCAACGAACCTCAAAAGATGATTAATGATGTACATGGAATGAATGCGCACATGCTGATTTCTATCTGGTCTTCGTTTGGACCAATGACCAAACCTTATAGAGAACTGGATAAGAAAGGTATGCTGTTTAACTTCTCTACATGGCCTCAGTCGGGACTTGAAACTTGGCCACCCGATATGGAATATCCCTCCGGAGTACGTGTATACGATGCTTATAATCCAAAAGCTCGTGATATCTACTGGAAATATCTGAATGAAGGCATTTTTAAATTAGGCATGGATGGATGGTGGATGGATTCTACAGAACCTGACCATTTAGACTGGAAACCGGAAGACTTTAATACGAAGACTTATCTGGGTTCGTTCCGTAAAGTACGCAATGCTTATCCGCTGTTGACAGTAGGTGGAGTATATGATAACCAACGTGCAGTAACTTCCGATAAACGTGTGTTTATTCTTACCCGTTCCGTATTTGCCGGGCAGCAGCGTTACGGAGCCAATGTATGGTCGGGAGATATCGGATCTTCCTGGGAATCACTGCGTAATCAGATTCCGGCAGGCTTAAACTTTACCCTTACCGGAAATCCTAATTTCAATACTGATATAGGTGGTTTCTTTGCCGGACATTATAACAAGAGTTGGAATGACGGGAGTGCACCTAAGAATCCAATGTTTCAGGAATTATATGTACGTTGGCTACAATTCGGGACATTTACTCCGATGATGCGTTCGCATGGAGCTGATACGCCGAGAGAAATTTATCAATTTGGGAAAAAAGGCGAACCTGTATATGATGCTATTGAAAAGATGATTAATCTGCGTTATTCTTTGTTGCCTTATATATATTCCACTTCTTGGGAAGTGACTGAACGTCAATCGAGCTTTATGCGTGCTTTGGTAATGGATTTTGCCGGTGATAAGAATGTATGGGATATAAAAGACCAGTATATGTTTGGCAAATCCATTCTTGTAGCGCCGGTAGTCAGTGCGCAGTACACTCAGGAAAAGGTAGTGAAGGTAAATGAGAATGATGGTTGGAATAGAAATAATGCTCAGAAGTTTGAGGATAAAGCTCCGGTAGACTTTATGCAGGCTAAGTCCGCAAAGGTATATTTGCCAGAGGGTGCTACCTGGTATGATTTCTGGACGAATGAAAAGCATGACGGTGGACAGGAAATAGAAAAGGAAACGACTATCGATGTCATTCCTTTGTATGTCAAGGCAGGCAGTATTATTCCAATAGGTCCTAAAGTGCAGTATGCAACGGAAAAACCGTGGGATAACCTTGAATTGAGAGTATATGCCGGTGCCGATGGTTCTTTTGTTCTTTATGAGGATGAATTTGATAACTATAATTATGAACTGGGAGCATATACAGAGATTCCTGTCGTATGGAATAATACATCACGCCAGTTAACCATAGGGGCTCGAAAAGGTGCATATAAGGGAATGTTGAATAATAGAAAGTTCACAATCGTACTTCAAGACGGAACTCAGAAAGTGGTTAACTACAACGGAAAAAGAGTTAGTGTGAAATTCTAG